GATAGGGACAGTTCTATTGATGCTTCCGCGAACAACGATTGAAGCTCCGCTCAGTTTTGTCGATGCCTTGTTTATGGCCACTAGTGCTGTTTGTATAACAGGATTGTCCGTAGCAGATATTTCAACCAACTTTAGCATGTTTGGTCAGACCGTTATTATTGTATTGATACAGGTCGGTGGATTGGGAATTATGACATTTACAGGGTTTTTTGGATATTTTTTCTCTGGTGGATTTTCATTCAAAAACCAACTGATGTTTGGTGAGATATTGGGTGAAAATAAAGTGGCTTCAGTCATTAAGACATTGTTGACCATGATATTTATTACACTGTTGTTTGAATTTCTTGGTGCGTTATTGATTTTTAGTACCTTGGAAAGGACTAACTTCCCGAATATGGGTAGTATGATTTTCTTCTCAATTTTTCATTCCATTTCTTCTTTCTGTAATGCCGGATTTTCTATTTTGTCTGGAGGTATCACCAATGAGGCATATAAGTTCAACTATCCATTTCAATTGGCTCTTTCCTCATTGTTTATTCTTGGGGGATTAGGTTTTGGAATTGTGCTCAACTTTTATACCTACATAAAGGAGTCTATATTGCTGTGGTACCACCGTTTGATCACGAAGAAAAATTACAAACATAAAGCCTGGAGTTTTAGCTTCAACTCCAAGTTAGTTCTACTTTGTAATGCGATTATTATTGTTGCGGCAACACTTTTCTTTTACTTTTTGGAACGGAAGAATACGCTTTCTTTAGAAAAAGGCTTAGATGGCGAATGGGCCACGTCTTTTTTTATGGCAAATGCTGCGCGTTCTGCAGGTTACAATAGCATTGATTTAAGTTTCGTCGGAGCCCCAACTATTTTTCTGATCATGTTGCTGATGTGGATAGGGGCCTCCCCAGGGTCTACTGGAGGCGGAGTTAAAGTGACAACAGTAGCACTTTCTTTTATAAATATTATTTCTTTAGCAAAGGGTAAGGAATATATTGAAATTTTTAAACGAAGAATAGCAAGTGAATCCGTCAATAAAGCTTTTGCAATCATTTTATT
The window above is part of the Sphingobacterium sp. ML3W genome. Proteins encoded here:
- a CDS encoding potassium transporter TrkG yields the protein MVDSILSFIRFVFKYKNGLVDKIMFYASMICAAIVIFNVGYVTDPTLGILLGKTIHYLFFVLFFMIALRESSSIYALKKIAVEHYSGLFILIYFIFILIARFAGIDALSVFSREQWIYLGIYIIFIAELSKSTLFFDNFYFNPTILFVISFLVLILIGTVLLMLPRTTIEAPLSFVDALFMATSAVCITGLSVADISTNFSMFGQTVIIVLIQVGGLGIMTFTGFFGYFFSGGFSFKNQLMFGEILGENKVASVIKTLLTMIFITLLFEFLGALLIFSTLERTNFPNMGSMIFFSIFHSISSFCNAGFSILSGGITNEAYKFNYPFQLALSSLFILGGLGFGIVLNFYTYIKESILLWYHRLITKKNYKHKAWSFSFNSKLVLLCNAIIIVAATLFFYFLERKNTLSLEKGLDGEWATSFFMANAARSAGYNSIDLSFVGAPTIFLIMLLMWIGASPGSTGGGVKVTTVALSFINIISLAKGKEYIEIFKRRIASESVNKAFAIILLSFIVVGLSFFVLIFTDPDKSMKDLLFESLSAYTTCGLSLGITPSLSMGGKLIIVVTMLVGRVGMLTLLVAFIKNTTRRNIIFPEEKILF